The following nucleotide sequence is from Paracrocinitomix mangrovi.
AGTTTCTCTCTCAGTTTAGGGCCAGACACAAAAATGATCGGTTCTTGAAACCATAAAAACGGATGTGTATGCCAGCTAATGAAGGTTTGTGTAGCACTTTGATCCTTATAAGAAGATTGTCTACTCACTTTTCTCAGTAGCTCTAAAGCGGTAGTATGCACCGGTTTAATTCTACCTTCAAAATCTTGAATTAATAGTCTGGAGAATTTATCTGCATGTTCTGCATCAATTACCGGTAAATCAATTTGCTGATTATCTTGAGCGTATGTTGTGGTGGATAAACCAATCAACAAAAGCAACATTAAACTCAATTTCTCTCTCTTCTCTCTGATTTCATCTGCTTTTTTAATGAGCATTCTAAATCTTGAATTTTTTCCAAATAAATTAATGAAGAAGCCAATTCCCAATAATAAATAGCCTAAATAAGTTAGAATAGTTCCGGGTTTGTCATGGTTAACACTTAAAATGGTTCCTCTTTCATCAGGATCATAAGATGATTGGAAAAATCTGTACCCTCTGTGATCCAATACATTGTTCATGAAAATTCTATAATCTTCATTTATTCCTTCTTCGGTATCAATCAAAGTTACCTCACTTGCGTAGGAAGAGGGTTTCATTGTTCCGGGATACTTTTCCATTTGAAAATCTCTCAATGCCAGTGAAAATGGCAATTCTATCACTCTTGAACCAAAAGCAATTTCATAATACATATCTCCTATTTGTATGTATTCATAAGCAGGATATTGACCTTTTCCTCCCTTTAGTAAAAGTTCTGTTTTATCACCATCTTGATCAATTTCAAGTCTGAGTGCAACATAGCCATTCATATTTCTATTACTGGCTAAAACTTCTTTGCGGGCACCTAGATAGAAATTGTTGAACATGATGTTCATCTCCCCAATTTGATAAAGATGTTTAGGTATGAACTCATGGATTGAATCTTTAAAAATTACTCCTTGCTCTATATTAGAAGTATCCATCACACCTGGTCTTGGACCATTCATCTTCATCCATCCCATGTCATATGGAGACAATACGTATAATCCTGTATCTGTTTGAAATACTTTAACTGCTTCAGGAAATGCTTCTGTTTCAAAGCTAATTTTTAAACCATTCTCAAATTGTTTGGTTGTTCCTGCCTGAATATAATGATGTTGCATTCCACCGGTTACCAAATCAATATAAGCATCACCTTCTACATCCGGAATTAAAGTATCCATTGGATTGCGGATGATATCCAAACTTTTCATTTGAATGTTATGCTCTTTAAAATCAAAAGCATGTTCAAAATAATTGTTGTGGTTAAAGGCAAAACTCAATGGATGACTCCACTTAGTATCTTCACTTACATAAGAAATGGCATTGGTATCAAGGTATACCGGCAAGTCAAAAGTGTATTGATCTTGCGTATCATGCGCTTTTATCTGCAAATAAGTATCCTGTGTAACAATGATATTGCTAGATGCTCCTTCTCTGATTGTCATTACCCCTTCATATCCAATATAACGAGTTACCAAAGCTCCTATGGCAATCACTAAAAATGCTAGGTGGAAAAGCAAGCTGCTCATTTTTTGCCAACGAAGCAATTTGTATCTTATAATGTTGTACAGTAATGAAAAAGAAAGGTAAAAGAGTAAAAGAGTGAACCAATTAGTTCTGTAAACCCACTTATATGCTACATCTCTTCCAAAATCATTTTCAATAAAAGTTGCCCAGCCAATGAGCATAAAAAATGCCAATAAAGCCAGAACAGTTAAGGGCATTGAGAAAATTTTATTGAGTGATTGCTTCATGTACTACAGCTAACTGATTAGTAAAAAGTGAGCACAAAGTTAATGTGTTTTTTCAGTTTTTGAGATTTTTCTGACAAGTAGATTATTATCGTCCGATACCTCTCAAAACTCCTAAAAATCCTGATTTATTGGGGCAGTGGAAGTTTTGATATGAAATATATGCGAAACATTATTTAAACAAAGTCCTAATATCAGTTAAATAGATTGGTATAATCGAATTGAAGTTCTATATTTGCACCCGTTCAAAAAAGTACATTAAGTAAAAACAATGAAAAACAAAGGATTTTTTTGGTCCGTAACGATTGCACTGGCACTAGCGTGCATTTACCAGCTTTCTTTCACATTAGCTACAAACAATTTTGAGAAAAAAGCTGAAGATTCTGCAGATGCAAAAATCGATTCAATTCTTAACCCTGAATTTGGCGTAACTAGCGTTGAATTAGGTGGTGAAACTTATGATCCAACAATTGCATTGGATTTAGAGGAAATCAGAGAGTTCTATATCGACGAGTATTTGAGATCTAACGCGAATGAAGAGGCACATCCATTTGGATTTACCTACGCAGAGTGTCAAAAAAGTGAGATCAATCTAGGATTGGACCTTCAAGGAGGAATGAGTGTGACTTTGGAAATTTCTGTACCAGAGTTAGTAAAGGATTTAGCAGGTAACACAAGAAACCCGGCTTTTAATGATGCTTACGCAGTTGCGCAAGAGCAGACAAATGCTGGTGAAGGTGATTTTATCGACCTATTTGTTCGTGAGTGGGAAGCTAAAAATCCAAATGAGCCATTGGCAAAGATTTTCTCAATCAGAAACCCTGATCAATTAGCAAGTAACTCTTCAAATGAAGAAGTAAAATCTTTCTTAAGTAGACAGGCTAACGAAGCTTTAGACGGAGTTGAAATCATTATTGAGAAAAGGGTAAACTCTTTTGGAGTTGCTCAACCAACTATTCAAAAACTACCTGGTTCAAACAGAATTTTTGTTGAGTTACCTGGTATTAAAGACAAGGAATCTGCAAAAAGAAAATTACAATCTACTGCAAATCTTGAATTCTATGAGGTTTATGATAACATCAGAAACCCAGAGCAACCTTTTGGTGTAGGTGAAATTTTATATGGAGCAGGAAGCAACATTGAGTCTGAATTGTCTGAAGCTTTATTTGGAGAAGATGCAATTACTGAGGATAAAGAAGATACTTTATCTACAGAACTTCCAATCGACACTTCAGCTACAGCACCTGATACTACAAACAATTTGTTATCAGATCCTGCAGAATTGTTAGGTGAAGATCCTGAAAACGAATTATTACAAGAGTCTGATAGCGGACCTGATTCATTAGGGGCTGAGCAACTTTCAAGAGCTGAGCAATTACGTAAGTATCCATTACAGTCTTACTTGATGCCTAACACTAACCGTGAAGGAAATGCTTTATTGGCAGGACCGGTAGTTGGTATCGCACAAGTAAAAGATACTGCTGTTATCATGACAAGATTGAGACATGAGGTTGTTAGATCTAAATTCCCAGAAGATTTAGTATTCATGTGGGGAGCGGAAGAACTTCAAAATGCTCAAAAACAAGACAACGGATTCATTTACCTATATGCTATTAAAGTTCCGGATAGAGGAGCAAGAGTAGACGGTGATGATATTAAAGATTCATACACAGCTACTGATAACACTAGTATCAATGAATACAGAGTTGTATTAAACTTTACAGATTTAGGATCTCAAAAATGGGGTGAAATGACTGGTGACAACGTTGGAAAACCTGTTGCTATCACAATGGATGAATTAGTTTATTCAGCACCTTACGTTGAAGAGAAAATGACACATTCATCTTCAATCACTGGAGGATTTGACTTATTTGAAGCAAAAGACCTTTCAGGATTGTTGAACGCTGGTGCACTACCTGCTCCGGTAAACATTGTAGATGAAACTATCGTTGGACCATCTTTAGGACACGAGAATATCAACTCAGGAATGTGGTCATTTGTTTTTGCCATCAGTCTTGTATTGATTTACATGATTTTCTATTATGCAAAAGCCGGTATCATTGCTGACTTAGCATTGATCATCAACATTTTCTTCTTAGTTGGAGCTTTAGCATCAATGAAAGCGATTTTAACTTTACCTGGTATCGCAGGTATCGTATTAACCATTGGTATGTCAGTGGATGCCAACGTACTAATCTTTGAGAGAATCAGAGAAGAGTTACGTCATGGAAAAGGTAAAAAAGGAGCGGTTAAAGACGGTTTCCAAAAAGCCTTGGCTGCAATCTTGGATGCGAACATTACTACCTTGTTAACAGGTATTGTTTTAGCAACATTTGGAACAGGACCTATCAAAGGTTTCGCCACTACATTAATCATTGGTATTTTCACCTCTTTCTTTGCGGCAGTGGTAATTACCAGATTAATTGTTACATCTTTCCTTGACAAAGACAAAGACGTTTCTTTCTCTACAAAAATCACAGAAAACTGGTTTACTAACACAGCCATTCCTTTTGTTAAAAAGAGAAAATTATTCTACCTGATTTCAGGAGCAATTGTGATAGGAGGTTTAGCTTCTCTATTTACTAAGGGACTTGACCTTGGTGTTGACTTTTCTGGAGGTAGAAAATATGTTATTGAATTAAATCAAGAAGCAGATTACCAGGGAATCAGAGAAAACCTTACATCTGTATTTGAAGGTAACACACCAGAAGTTAAGAAAGTAGACAATAGCCATACAGCTATGATTACTACTAAATACAGAATTAACGAACCAGGTCTTGAAGTAGATACTACTGTTCAGGCAATGGTATTGGGTGGATTAAATGACATGGGATATGAAGTTACCGATAAGAGCATTAAATCTTCTAATGTACTTGCTCCTACCATTTCAAAGGATTTGAAAAACAATTCAATCTACGCAATTGGATTCTCTTTGATTATTATCTTCTTGTACATCTTGTTTAGATTCCGTAAATGGCAATATGGTTTAGGAGCCTTGATTGCAATGGCGCATGACGTTGTTATTGTATTATCATTGTTCTCAATCTTCTATGGTATTTTAC
It contains:
- the ccsA gene encoding cytochrome c biogenesis protein CcsA; this translates as MPLTVLALLAFFMLIGWATFIENDFGRDVAYKWVYRTNWFTLLLFYLSFSLLYNIIRYKLLRWQKMSSLLFHLAFLVIAIGALVTRYIGYEGVMTIREGASSNIIVTQDTYLQIKAHDTQDQYTFDLPVYLDTNAISYVSEDTKWSHPLSFAFNHNNYFEHAFDFKEHNIQMKSLDIIRNPMDTLIPDVEGDAYIDLVTGGMQHHYIQAGTTKQFENGLKISFETEAFPEAVKVFQTDTGLYVLSPYDMGWMKMNGPRPGVMDTSNIEQGVIFKDSIHEFIPKHLYQIGEMNIMFNNFYLGARKEVLASNRNMNGYVALRLEIDQDGDKTELLLKGGKGQYPAYEYIQIGDMYYEIAFGSRVIELPFSLALRDFQMEKYPGTMKPSSYASEVTLIDTEEGINEDYRIFMNNVLDHRGYRFFQSSYDPDERGTILSVNHDKPGTILTYLGYLLLGIGFFINLFGKNSRFRMLIKKADEIREKREKLSLMLLLLIGLSTTTYAQDNQQIDLPVIDAEHADKFSRLLIQDFEGRIKPVHTTALELLRKVSRQSSYKDQSATQTFISWHTHPFLWFQEPIIFVSGPKLREKLNLDGSRAAFIDFMNTDMSYILEEEVAEANRKSASSRSEYDKDLIKTDERFSIMLGVINGYYLRIFPKPNDTTHTWYSPYDGSANRTTEDSLFVSGAMKLYMNSVIEGTQTGDWDGANKVVDLISTYQHKTTPEEMLPSSTKVELEIAYNKLNIFKIIMNFILFISLVLLVLYFIQIFATSFKFGWMMKIGFWLMAVFGILHGLGLGVRWYLSGHAPWSDGYEAVVFIAFVTLVAGMIFYFKNRIVLGAAGILIWLLLFVAHMNQMDPTITPLVPVLKSYWLMIHVAVITGSYAFLGLGAMIGLIIMSLFVFMNRDNYKKILLTSKELSHISEIIITIGLFMLTIGTFLGGVWANESWGRYWGWDPKETWALASVVAYVMLLHIRFIPFMKSQFAFNFWSFWAFGSIIMTFFGVNFYLSGLHSYAQGDPVPIPLWVPIAVGLFGVLSLVAFIKWLQAKKWREEGKMSFKDDMQ
- the secDF gene encoding protein translocase subunit SecDF; its protein translation is MKNKGFFWSVTIALALACIYQLSFTLATNNFEKKAEDSADAKIDSILNPEFGVTSVELGGETYDPTIALDLEEIREFYIDEYLRSNANEEAHPFGFTYAECQKSEINLGLDLQGGMSVTLEISVPELVKDLAGNTRNPAFNDAYAVAQEQTNAGEGDFIDLFVREWEAKNPNEPLAKIFSIRNPDQLASNSSNEEVKSFLSRQANEALDGVEIIIEKRVNSFGVAQPTIQKLPGSNRIFVELPGIKDKESAKRKLQSTANLEFYEVYDNIRNPEQPFGVGEILYGAGSNIESELSEALFGEDAITEDKEDTLSTELPIDTSATAPDTTNNLLSDPAELLGEDPENELLQESDSGPDSLGAEQLSRAEQLRKYPLQSYLMPNTNREGNALLAGPVVGIAQVKDTAVIMTRLRHEVVRSKFPEDLVFMWGAEELQNAQKQDNGFIYLYAIKVPDRGARVDGDDIKDSYTATDNTSINEYRVVLNFTDLGSQKWGEMTGDNVGKPVAITMDELVYSAPYVEEKMTHSSSITGGFDLFEAKDLSGLLNAGALPAPVNIVDETIVGPSLGHENINSGMWSFVFAISLVLIYMIFYYAKAGIIADLALIINIFFLVGALASMKAILTLPGIAGIVLTIGMSVDANVLIFERIREELRHGKGKKGAVKDGFQKALAAILDANITTLLTGIVLATFGTGPIKGFATTLIIGIFTSFFAAVVITRLIVTSFLDKDKDVSFSTKITENWFTNTAIPFVKKRKLFYLISGAIVIGGLASLFTKGLDLGVDFSGGRKYVIELNQEADYQGIRENLTSVFEGNTPEVKKVDNSHTAMITTKYRINEPGLEVDTTVQAMVLGGLNDMGYEVTDKSIKSSNVLAPTISKDLKNNSIYAIGFSLIIIFLYILFRFRKWQYGLGALIAMAHDVVIVLSLFSIFYGILPFSMEIDQAFIAAILTVVGYSINDTVVVFDRIREYLKIHHKKDQKEVINMALNSTLSRTINTSVSTFIVLLIIFLMGGDAIKGFTFALMVGVVVGTYSSLFIATPAVIDFSKRSKEEKASTEVE